A region of Streptomyces sp. NBC_01264 DNA encodes the following proteins:
- a CDS encoding phosphocholine-specific phospholipase C, producing MTELNRRRFLQIAGGAAAVTMLNESIARAAAISAQGSTGTIQDIEHIVVLMQENRSFDHYFGAMKGVRGFGDPRPVIQDNGKSVFHQSNGTKDILPFNPQINDLGMQFLTGLNHDWAGGHQAYNNGKYDKWVPAKTATTMAYMTRNDIPFHYALADAFTVCDAYHCSFIGATDPNRYYLWSGYTGNDGVGGGPVLGNQEAGYGWKTYPERLEAAGVSWKVYQDIGDGLNAAGSWGWINDAFRGNYGDNSLLYFNSFRNAQPGSALYEKARTGTDVKAGGTYFDKLRADVVNGTLPKVSWIAAPEAFSEHANWPTNFGAWYISQVLDSLTANPDVWAKTALFITYDENDGFFDHVVPPYPPTSSAWGLSTASVTGDLYTGGVSGYAAGPYGLGPRVPMIVVSPWSKGGYVCSETFDHTSVIRFMERRFGVQEPNISPWRRAVCGDLTSAFDFTRADSAPAALPSTAAYVPPDKNRHASYNPAPPATGTLPKQEAGAKPTRALGYAPYVDGVAAVSTGKFTLTFSSGPTLGAHFHSTSGNRTDGPWPYTVEAGKTLSDTWSTSASTGNQINLTVWGPNGFLRTWKGPAKKAGPEATARHSGSTGNLVLSLANGGTAAVNLTVTNAYGGTAQVVRVAAGATVAHTVSLSGTARWYDVSVVSDADTTFLRRFAGHVETGAAGVSDPAIKTV from the coding sequence ATGACTGAATTGAATCGGCGCAGGTTCCTGCAGATCGCCGGTGGCGCCGCCGCCGTCACGATGCTGAACGAGAGCATCGCGCGGGCCGCCGCGATTTCGGCCCAGGGCAGCACGGGCACCATCCAGGACATCGAGCACATCGTCGTCCTCATGCAGGAGAACCGTTCCTTCGACCACTACTTCGGTGCGATGAAGGGGGTCCGCGGGTTCGGGGACCCGAGGCCGGTCATCCAGGACAACGGCAAGTCCGTCTTCCACCAGTCCAACGGCACGAAGGACATCCTGCCCTTCAACCCGCAGATCAACGACCTGGGCATGCAGTTCCTGACGGGGCTGAACCACGACTGGGCCGGCGGCCACCAGGCGTACAACAACGGCAAGTACGACAAGTGGGTCCCGGCCAAGACGGCCACGACCATGGCGTACATGACCCGGAACGACATCCCGTTCCACTACGCGCTCGCCGACGCCTTCACGGTGTGCGACGCCTACCACTGCTCCTTCATCGGAGCCACCGACCCCAACCGCTACTACCTGTGGTCGGGTTACACGGGCAACGACGGCGTGGGCGGCGGCCCGGTCCTCGGCAACCAGGAAGCCGGCTACGGCTGGAAGACCTACCCCGAGCGCCTGGAGGCGGCCGGAGTCTCCTGGAAGGTCTACCAGGACATCGGCGACGGCCTGAACGCCGCCGGCTCCTGGGGCTGGATCAACGACGCCTTCCGCGGCAACTACGGCGACAACTCGCTGCTGTACTTCAACAGCTTCCGCAACGCCCAGCCCGGCAGCGCCCTGTACGAGAAGGCCCGTACGGGTACCGACGTCAAGGCGGGCGGCACCTACTTCGACAAGCTGCGCGCGGACGTCGTGAACGGCACCCTCCCGAAGGTCTCCTGGATCGCGGCCCCCGAGGCATTCAGCGAGCACGCCAACTGGCCCACGAACTTCGGCGCCTGGTACATCTCGCAGGTCCTGGACTCGCTCACCGCGAACCCCGACGTGTGGGCGAAGACGGCCCTCTTCATCACCTACGACGAGAACGACGGCTTCTTCGACCACGTCGTCCCGCCGTACCCGCCCACGTCCTCCGCCTGGGGCCTGTCCACGGCGAGCGTCACCGGCGACCTGTACACCGGAGGCGTCTCCGGCTACGCCGCCGGCCCGTACGGGCTCGGCCCCCGCGTCCCGATGATCGTGGTCTCCCCGTGGAGCAAGGGCGGCTACGTCTGCTCCGAGACCTTCGACCACACCTCGGTGATCCGCTTCATGGAGAGGCGCTTCGGCGTGCAGGAGCCCAACATCTCCCCGTGGCGCCGCGCGGTCTGCGGAGACCTGACCTCGGCCTTCGACTTCACCCGGGCCGACTCCGCGCCCGCCGCCCTGCCGTCCACGGCCGCGTACGTGCCGCCGGACAAGAACCGCCACGCGTCCTACAACCCGGCCCCGCCCGCGACGGGCACCCTGCCCAAGCAGGAGGCCGGCGCCAAGCCGACGCGCGCCCTGGGCTACGCCCCGTACGTGGATGGCGTCGCCGCCGTCTCGACGGGCAAGTTCACCCTGACCTTCTCCTCGGGTCCCACCCTCGGCGCCCACTTCCACAGCACCTCGGGCAACCGTACGGACGGCCCGTGGCCCTACACGGTCGAGGCGGGCAAGACCCTGTCGGACACCTGGAGCACGAGCGCCTCCACCGGCAACCAGATCAACCTCACGGTCTGGGGCCCGAACGGCTTCCTGCGCACCTGGAAGGGCCCGGCGAAGAAGGCCGGCCCCGAGGCCACGGCCCGCCACTCGGGGTCCACCGGCAACCTGGTCCTGTCCCTGGCCAACGGCGGCACGGCGGCGGTCAACCTGACCGTCACCAACGCCTACGGCGGCACGGCCCAGGTCGTGCGCGTCGCGGCGGGCGCCACCGTCGCGCACACCGTGTCCCTGTCCGGCACGGCCCGCTGGTACGACGTCTCGGTCGTCTCCGACGCCGACACCACCTTCCTGCGCCGCTTCGCCGGCCACGTGGAAACGGGCGCGGCCGGAGTCTCGGACCCGGCGATCAAGACCGTCTGA
- a CDS encoding 3-oxoacyl-ACP synthase III family protein, translating to MPNQPSVPRPRPRPRAGITAVAGILPGDVLSSDRLQLEIADRAGIKLPPRLLTQATGILTRRVAGDGVYASTLAVGAARRVLDNAGLGPADIDLLLFASASRDVAEPATAHIVQAELGTKAHALDVTNACNSFVNGIDLARSMILAGRARRALVVTGETPSRAVRTAPADFSEFRAGFAGYTFGDAGAAVIVEPVERGGILDVDTETHSEHWEVGGIPGGGSRHPRGDAYTYFRGDGHELRGVFEKVGTAVIDRTLHRTGMDWDGFAKVLVHQVTVPYLERFAELTGVPAGKLVVTVPELGNVASATIGVQLDRIFDELIPGDRVLFVGLGGGISIMTMVWEKS from the coding sequence ATGCCGAATCAGCCATCCGTACCGCGCCCGCGCCCGCGGCCCCGCGCCGGGATCACCGCCGTCGCCGGCATCCTGCCCGGGGACGTCCTCTCCTCCGACCGGCTCCAGCTCGAGATCGCCGACCGGGCCGGAATCAAGCTGCCGCCCCGGCTGCTGACCCAGGCCACCGGGATCCTCACCCGCCGGGTCGCGGGCGACGGGGTGTACGCCTCCACGCTCGCGGTGGGTGCGGCCCGCCGGGTGCTGGACAACGCCGGGCTCGGGCCCGCCGACATCGACCTGCTGCTCTTCGCCTCCGCCTCCCGCGATGTGGCCGAGCCCGCCACCGCGCACATCGTGCAGGCCGAACTCGGCACGAAGGCACACGCCTTGGACGTCACCAACGCGTGCAACAGCTTCGTCAACGGCATCGACCTCGCCCGCTCCATGATCCTCGCCGGCCGGGCCCGGCGGGCCCTGGTGGTCACCGGGGAGACCCCCAGCCGGGCCGTGCGGACGGCGCCCGCCGACTTCTCCGAGTTCCGTGCCGGCTTCGCGGGCTACACCTTCGGCGACGCGGGGGCCGCCGTGATCGTGGAGCCGGTCGAGCGCGGCGGCATCCTCGACGTGGACACCGAGACCCACTCCGAGCACTGGGAGGTCGGGGGGATCCCCGGCGGCGGCTCGCGCCACCCGCGCGGGGACGCGTACACGTACTTCCGCGGCGACGGGCACGAACTGCGCGGGGTCTTCGAGAAGGTGGGCACCGCCGTCATCGACCGGACCCTGCACCGCACGGGCATGGACTGGGACGGCTTCGCCAAGGTGCTGGTGCACCAGGTGACCGTGCCCTACCTGGAACGGTTCGCCGAGCTGACCGGGGTGCCGGCCGGGAAGCTGGTGGTGACCGTGCCCGAGCTGGGCAATGTCGCGAGCGCGACGATCGGGGTGCAGCTCGACCGGATATTCGACGAACTGATCCCTGGAGACCGGGTGTTGTTCGTGGGTCTCGGCGGCGGGATCAGCATCATGACGATGGTCTGGGAGAAGTCGTGA
- a CDS encoding glycosyltransferase family 2 protein, which translates to MSAAGRLWVVVPAHEEEARLSGTLAALARQRDRDFTLLVVDNASADRTGAVAREFAAGAPFAVEVIEEPEKGVGSAVDTGFRYAIGRGATLLARTDADCLPHPGWTGAARAALARRPGLVCGRIVARRDEHGPLGRAGFGVLVRLAGLFGRLRPEHARRRGYRAPYRMHAGNNMAITAELYLAVGGMPRRPSPTDRLFLNAVRRHTDRITRCRAMVVENSTRRLTAYGIAGTARWYLGRGSGPHGTDDPR; encoded by the coding sequence GTGAGCGCGGCCGGGCGGCTGTGGGTGGTGGTCCCCGCGCACGAGGAGGAGGCCCGGCTCTCCGGCACCCTCGCCGCGCTCGCCCGCCAACGGGACCGGGATTTCACCCTGTTGGTCGTCGACAACGCATCGGCCGACCGGACGGGCGCCGTGGCGCGGGAGTTCGCGGCCGGCGCCCCCTTCGCGGTGGAGGTCATCGAGGAGCCGGAGAAGGGCGTCGGCTCCGCCGTGGACACCGGCTTCCGGTACGCGATCGGGCGCGGCGCGACCCTGCTCGCCCGCACCGACGCCGACTGCCTGCCCCACCCGGGCTGGACGGGCGCGGCGCGCGCGGCACTGGCCCGGCGCCCCGGGCTGGTGTGCGGGCGGATCGTGGCCCGCCGGGACGAGCACGGCCCGCTGGGCCGGGCCGGGTTCGGGGTCCTCGTACGGCTCGCGGGGCTCTTCGGCCGGCTGCGGCCCGAGCACGCGCGGCGCCGCGGCTACCGCGCCCCGTACCGGATGCACGCCGGGAACAACATGGCCATCACCGCCGAGCTGTACCTGGCCGTCGGCGGGATGCCCCGGCGCCCCTCCCCCACCGACCGGCTCTTCCTCAACGCCGTGCGCCGCCACACCGACCGCATCACGCGCTGCCGGGCCATGGTCGTGGAGAACTCCACGCGCCGCCTGACGGCCTACGGGATCGCCGGCACGGCCCGCTGGTACCTCGGCCGCGGCAGCGGCCCGCACGGAACGGACGACCCCCGCTGA
- a CDS encoding YhjD/YihY/BrkB family envelope integrity protein translates to MLDRLDHALRARPDLPAVLTATRTGATRTAATRGELAELADAFAAALYARGLRAGDTVGVAVRPGPRALAVLLALWRLGLRGAVLDPGAGPDVLRARLTAARPALVLADAAAQAVAGWARPLARRAAGLELPELAGLGAPVATVGRRLPGCAPGLDRHAGRLGVPARFTGDGDADAVIVFTSGTTARPRAVVHTRASLAAGMETVSALFSPAAGKTWASGPAAGPVLGGTFFVLVPSLVRGAPVALPARSPRVLARQLARLGPRDTYLTPPQLRDALRAGARFRGRVWTGSAPASAELLGRVRESGADEAWGVYALTELFPAAAVESREKAAYEGPGDLVGAPLPGVRAGSDADGQLLLAGPGARHRYLGEDPDPWVRTGDRARLDGAGRIVLGGQGQGHGAAPGREHLPGAVRTVPARSRGGACPARGDSGGHGRRPRPRRRRRFRLRLRRRAARGRRPAVPRRLRARAAVRAGGPPAPHGHGRARRPAVRADPAVGSLPQARPRGDGGPGGPPAGPRHRLPPRPRPRTERRAAGHPVTAAAGWRALARARACARARAAGQRASAAARPHPGTERRTPVPATTAWPARAHALRARVMASHRRYTRANGDALAGSLTYALLVGTAPAVLLLGSLAGRAGAGADGVRRVVDGLAAAMLPAAAAPAAGRLPIAAPHWRPLLVLALGWSVVRTTRALRTGIRAMCGQNAGSGNPVRDAARDLAGAAVLCLAGSAVAAVVTAGGPALTVPALWALFSAVLWLAPRRAPGRPRPAAIAGPALAAALACRLLLLAADPYLAATAALHGELYHRTGTLIGLLVWGSLCARALLRAASWAATTNPLEGEPS, encoded by the coding sequence ATGCTGGACCGCCTCGACCACGCCCTGCGCGCCCGCCCCGACCTGCCCGCCGTCCTGACCGCCACGCGCACGGGAGCCACCCGCACCGCCGCCACGCGCGGGGAACTCGCCGAACTGGCCGACGCGTTCGCCGCCGCGCTGTACGCGCGCGGGCTGCGCGCCGGGGACACCGTCGGGGTCGCCGTACGCCCCGGACCGCGCGCGCTCGCCGTACTGCTCGCGCTGTGGCGGCTGGGTCTGCGCGGGGCCGTCCTGGATCCGGGAGCCGGACCCGACGTGCTGCGCGCCCGGCTGACGGCCGCGCGGCCCGCGCTGGTGCTGGCCGACGCCGCCGCGCAGGCGGTGGCCGGGTGGGCGCGGCCGCTGGCCCGGCGGGCGGCCGGGCTGGAGCTGCCGGAGCTGGCCGGGCTGGGCGCGCCGGTGGCCACGGTCGGGCGGCGGCTGCCGGGGTGCGCGCCCGGACTGGACCGGCACGCGGGGCGGCTCGGGGTTCCCGCGCGGTTCACGGGTGACGGGGACGCCGACGCCGTCATCGTGTTCACCTCCGGGACCACGGCGCGGCCCCGGGCGGTGGTGCACACGCGGGCGAGTCTGGCCGCCGGGATGGAGACGGTGTCGGCCCTGTTCTCCCCTGCTGCGGGGAAGACTTGGGCCTCCGGCCCGGCTGCCGGGCCCGTGCTCGGCGGCACCTTCTTCGTGCTCGTCCCCTCCCTCGTGCGCGGCGCCCCCGTGGCCCTCCCGGCCCGTTCGCCCCGGGTGCTGGCCCGCCAACTGGCCCGGCTGGGGCCGCGGGACACCTACCTCACCCCGCCGCAGCTGCGGGACGCGCTGCGGGCGGGAGCCCGCTTCCGGGGCCGGGTGTGGACCGGCTCGGCTCCGGCGAGCGCGGAACTGCTGGGACGCGTAAGGGAGTCGGGGGCCGATGAGGCCTGGGGGGTGTACGCGCTCACCGAGCTGTTCCCGGCCGCCGCGGTGGAGTCCCGCGAGAAGGCCGCCTACGAGGGTCCCGGCGACCTGGTCGGTGCGCCGCTGCCCGGTGTGCGCGCCGGGTCCGACGCGGACGGGCAGCTGCTTCTGGCGGGACCCGGGGCCCGGCACCGCTACCTCGGCGAGGATCCCGATCCGTGGGTGCGTACGGGCGACCGGGCCCGCTTGGACGGCGCCGGCCGGATCGTGCTGGGGGGGCAGGGCCAAGGACATGGTGCTGCGCCGGGCCGAGAACATCTACCCGGGGCTGTACGAACCGTCCCTGCACGTTCCCGGGGTGGAGCTTGCCCTGCTCGTGGGGATTCCGGCGGACACGGACGACGGCCGCGACCGCGGCGCCGGCGGCGGTTCCGGCTCCGGCTCCGGCGACGAGCGGCTCGTGGCCGTCGTCCAGCCGTGCCACGGCGCCTCCGAGCCCGCGCTGCGGTCCGCGCTGGCGGGCCCCCTGCGCCGCATGGGCACGGCCGCGCCCGACGCCCTGCTGTTCGCGCGGATCCCGCTGTCGGGTCGCTCCCGCAAGCCCGACCGCGCGGCGACGGCGGCCCTGGCGGCCCACCGGCTGGCCCCCGGCACCGGCTCCCGCCCCGGCCACGGCCCCGCACGGAGCGGCGCGCGGCGGGGCACCCCGTGACGGCCGCGGCCGGGTGGCGGGCCCTGGCCCGCGCCCGCGCCTGCGCCCGGGCCCGGGCCGCCGGGCAGCGGGCCTCGGCGGCGGCCCGGCCCCACCCCGGGACAGAGCGGCGCACCCCCGTGCCCGCCACCACCGCGTGGCCGGCCCGCGCGCACGCCCTCCGGGCGCGGGTCATGGCCTCCCATCGCCGCTACACCCGGGCCAACGGCGACGCCCTCGCGGGCTCGCTCACGTACGCCCTGCTCGTCGGGACGGCCCCGGCGGTGCTGCTGCTCGGTTCGCTGGCCGGCCGGGCCGGCGCGGGCGCGGACGGGGTCCGGCGGGTCGTGGACGGGCTGGCCGCGGCCATGCTGCCCGCCGCCGCGGCTCCGGCGGCCGGGCGGCTGCCCATCGCGGCCCCGCACTGGCGGCCGCTGCTCGTCCTCGCCCTCGGCTGGTCGGTGGTGCGGACGACCCGGGCGCTGCGTACGGGCATCCGGGCCATGTGCGGGCAGAACGCGGGCAGCGGAAACCCCGTGCGCGACGCGGCCCGCGACCTCGCGGGGGCGGCCGTGCTCTGCCTCGCGGGCAGCGCCGTCGCCGCCGTGGTGACGGCGGGCGGTCCGGCCCTGACCGTCCCCGCGCTGTGGGCGCTGTTCTCGGCCGTGCTGTGGCTCGCCCCGCGGCGGGCCCCCGGCAGGCCCCGGCCGGCCGCCATCGCGGGTCCGGCGCTGGCGGCCGCGCTGGCCTGCCGGCTGCTCCTCCTCGCTGCGGACCCCTATCTCGCCGCGACCGCCGCACTGCACGGCGAGCTCTACCACCGGACCGGGACGCTGATCGGACTCCTCGTCTGGGGCAGCCTGTGCGCCCGGGCCCTGCTCCGCGCGGCCTCCTGGGCCGCCACCACCAACCCACTCGAAGGAGAACCGAGTTGA
- a CDS encoding glycosyltransferase family 2 protein: MNLWVVVPAYNESAAIGAALAALAAQHDTGFTLVVVDNASTDGTSGAVRDFARSAPFPVELVAEERPGAGTAADTGFRCAIAAGATHLLRTDADCLPAPDWTAVAKAEFGRGAEMLCGRSVPRLDEGPGLLEARLLPALIRLTSFYGRYRPAHRHPRYRTPYVLCHGHNLGITAGLYLRCGGALRVPLHERSEDVALLNRAREHSDRIVRAEHLVVQNSLRRLRSWGPRRTLLWYWDRRYRPADTAEAHVR; this comes from the coding sequence ATGAACCTGTGGGTGGTCGTGCCCGCGTACAACGAGTCGGCGGCCATCGGGGCGGCCCTGGCCGCGCTCGCCGCGCAGCACGACACCGGATTCACCCTCGTGGTCGTGGACAACGCCTCCACCGACGGAACCTCAGGAGCCGTACGGGACTTCGCGCGCTCGGCGCCCTTTCCCGTCGAGCTCGTCGCGGAGGAGCGGCCCGGCGCCGGGACCGCCGCCGACACCGGATTCCGGTGCGCCATCGCCGCCGGCGCCACCCACCTGCTGCGCACCGACGCCGACTGCCTGCCCGCCCCGGACTGGACGGCCGTCGCGAAGGCGGAGTTCGGGCGGGGCGCCGAAATGCTGTGCGGCCGCAGCGTGCCGCGCCTCGACGAGGGGCCCGGCCTCCTCGAAGCCCGGCTGCTGCCGGCGCTGATCCGGCTCACCTCGTTCTACGGCCGCTACCGGCCCGCCCACCGGCACCCGCGCTACCGCACCCCCTACGTCCTGTGCCACGGCCACAACCTGGGCATCACCGCCGGCCTCTACCTGCGCTGCGGCGGAGCCCTGCGGGTGCCGCTGCACGAGCGGTCCGAGGACGTGGCCCTGCTGAACCGGGCCCGCGAACACAGCGACCGGATCGTCCGCGCCGAGCACCTCGTGGTGCAGAACAGCTTGCGCAGGCTGCGGAGTTGGGGCCCGCGCCGCACCCTGCTCTGGTACTGGGACCGGCGCTACCGTCCCGCCGACACCGCGGAGGCACACGTCCGATGA
- a CDS encoding cytochrome P450 has translation MTTDPTIRTRTRTLVRARTEARTEAGTQAGARARRRDRRVYLRSHPFLFALLAATRGRPVRRLGGGTLLVHGTAAYREALTRLPLDRTAPGTTGGAARAARVEGVLFDEEGSGHRTARRELAELLGAAGTRELRAAWHPLLLRRLAPLSLGSSVDLVPLTRELAGSVVYALLGPGSPDGASPLALAEAAAEAAAASVRSHLPGPPRPGAEAAAVRAAERLRGLLGPGADARAAMLAVAAVNTTVAALPRAVAWCADAELWDQAADPALRPALTDELLRVTAASPLLPRVAAADGSVGGCPVRAGDQLLLVARHAAGAHLRDPDGRRPDELGVARLVFGAGPHACPGARLAREQLAGVLAALAPHRPVVTRARVDRRAALPGWRSLVVRAAA, from the coding sequence ATGACCACCGACCCGACGATCCGCACCCGCACCCGCACCCTCGTACGGGCCCGAACGGAGGCCCGTACGGAAGCCGGCACGCAGGCCGGGGCAAGGGCCCGCCGCCGGGACCGGCGGGTCTACCTGCGCTCCCACCCCTTCCTGTTCGCGCTGCTCGCCGCCACCCGCGGTCGGCCCGTGCGCCGGCTCGGGGGCGGCACCCTGCTCGTCCACGGCACGGCGGCCTACCGGGAGGCGCTGACCCGGCTGCCGCTGGACCGCACCGCGCCCGGAACCACGGGCGGCGCGGCCCGGGCCGCCCGGGTGGAGGGCGTGCTCTTCGACGAGGAGGGCTCCGGCCACCGGACGGCCCGGCGGGAGCTCGCCGAGCTGCTCGGCGCGGCCGGGACCCGGGAACTGCGCGCGGCATGGCACCCGTTGCTCCTACGGCGGCTCGCACCGCTGTCGCTCGGGAGCTCGGTGGACCTGGTTCCGCTGACCCGGGAACTGGCCGGCTCGGTGGTGTACGCGCTGCTGGGCCCCGGCTCCCCGGACGGCGCCTCCCCGCTCGCCCTCGCGGAGGCCGCCGCCGAGGCCGCGGCCGCCTCCGTGCGCAGCCACCTCCCCGGCCCGCCCCGCCCCGGCGCCGAGGCGGCGGCGGTCCGTGCCGCCGAGCGGCTCCGCGGGCTCCTGGGGCCGGGGGCGGACGCCCGGGCGGCGATGCTGGCGGTCGCGGCCGTCAACACCACCGTCGCGGCGCTGCCCCGGGCCGTGGCCTGGTGCGCCGACGCCGAGCTGTGGGACCAGGCGGCGGACCCGGCCCTGCGTCCCGCCCTGACCGACGAACTCCTCCGCGTGACGGCGGCCTCCCCCCTGCTCCCCCGGGTGGCGGCGGCCGACGGCTCGGTCGGGGGCTGCCCGGTCCGGGCCGGTGACCAGCTGCTCCTGGTGGCCCGGCACGCGGCCGGGGCCCACCTGCGGGACCCCGACGGGCGCCGCCCCGACGAGCTGGGCGTCGCCCGCCTGGTCTTCGGCGCCGGGCCGCACGCCTGCCCCGGAGCCCGCCTGGCGCGGGAGCAGCTGGCCGGCGTACTGGCGGCGCTGGCTCCGCACCGGCCGGTCGTGACCCGGGCCCGGGTGGACCGCCGGGCCGCCCTGCCCGGGTGGCGCTCGCTGGTCGTACGGGCGGCGGCATGA
- a CDS encoding NAD-dependent epimerase/dehydratase family protein, with the protein MTSRTTPSGARIAVTGASGFCGGHVARAAAAAGARVVCVGRRPGPLGEHRFWDASLGEPDLSGVDLVVHCAAAVGDPAPGSPGEAVMHAVNVTGTERLLRAAGELPVVWVSSASVYDPRLDRTLVHEDHPRTGHLNAYGRTKAAGETLALAAGAVVLRPRAVYGPGDTQLLPRLLSRVRAGTLFLPGPDVPLSLTAVENLAAACLAAPAWPAGAYNIADALPYRRDEAVAEVLRAHGVRARVRHLPPALATAAARLAEALASGEPALSRYAVDQLAHPVVLDLTRARTQGWVPERNLAEHLGSLRGTPDSGPVSRPDRSGRARRPPRWR; encoded by the coding sequence ATGACATCCCGTACGACACCATCCGGGGCCCGGATCGCCGTGACGGGCGCGAGCGGCTTCTGCGGCGGGCACGTCGCCCGTGCCGCGGCGGCGGCCGGGGCCCGGGTGGTGTGCGTGGGCCGCAGGCCGGGCCCGCTCGGGGAGCACCGCTTCTGGGACGCGTCCCTCGGGGAGCCGGACCTCTCGGGCGTGGACCTCGTCGTGCACTGCGCGGCGGCGGTCGGCGATCCGGCTCCGGGCTCCCCCGGCGAGGCCGTCATGCACGCGGTCAACGTGACCGGCACCGAACGGCTGTTGCGGGCCGCGGGCGAGCTCCCGGTGGTCTGGGTCAGCAGCGCCAGCGTCTACGACCCCCGGCTCGACCGCACGCTCGTCCACGAGGACCATCCCCGCACGGGACACCTCAACGCCTACGGCCGTACGAAGGCCGCCGGCGAGACCCTGGCGCTGGCCGCCGGCGCCGTGGTGCTGCGCCCGCGCGCCGTGTACGGCCCCGGCGACACCCAGCTCCTGCCCCGGCTGCTCTCCCGGGTCCGGGCCGGGACCCTGTTCCTGCCGGGCCCGGACGTCCCGCTCAGCCTGACGGCGGTGGAGAACCTGGCCGCCGCCTGCCTGGCGGCCCCCGCCTGGCCCGCGGGCGCGTACAACATCGCGGACGCCCTCCCGTACCGGCGTGACGAGGCCGTCGCCGAGGTCCTGCGGGCCCACGGGGTCCGTGCCCGCGTACGCCACCTCCCGCCGGCCCTGGCGACCGCGGCGGCCCGGCTCGCGGAAGCCCTCGCCTCCGGCGAACCGGCCCTCAGCCGCTACGCGGTGGACCAGCTCGCCCACCCCGTGGTCCTGGACCTGACCCGCGCCCGCACCCAGGGCTGGGTCCCGGAGCGGAATCTGGCGGAGCACCTCGGCTCTCTGCGCGGAACCCCGGATTCCGGGCCGGTCAGCCGGCCCGACCGCTCCGGGCGGGCGCGGCGGCCCCCGCGTTGGCGATGA
- a CDS encoding GTP-binding protein: MPGNDTSASRARASKEAAPVKILIAGGFGVGKTTLVETISEIEPLRTEERLTAAGVGVDDLDGIESKTATTVAMDFGRITLTDAGVVLYLFGTPGQERFWFMWDDLLAGALGAIVLVDTRRLDRSFPAVDFFESRGLPFVVGANCFHGEQPYTAEEIATALHLRDPHTPVLMLDARSREDVRACLLALLDQLIANAGAAAPARSGRAG; encoded by the coding sequence TTGCCCGGAAATGACACGTCCGCCTCCCGAGCCCGTGCCTCAAAAGAAGCGGCCCCGGTCAAGATCCTCATCGCCGGTGGTTTCGGAGTCGGCAAGACCACCCTGGTGGAGACGATCTCCGAGATCGAGCCGCTGCGCACGGAAGAGCGGCTGACGGCCGCGGGCGTCGGCGTCGACGACCTCGACGGCATCGAGTCCAAGACGGCCACCACCGTGGCGATGGACTTCGGCCGCATCACCCTCACCGACGCCGGCGTCGTCCTCTACCTCTTCGGCACACCGGGCCAGGAACGCTTCTGGTTCATGTGGGACGACCTGCTGGCCGGGGCGCTCGGGGCGATCGTGCTGGTCGACACGCGCCGCCTCGACCGCAGTTTCCCGGCCGTCGACTTCTTCGAGAGCCGCGGACTGCCGTTCGTGGTCGGCGCGAACTGCTTCCACGGCGAGCAGCCCTACACCGCGGAGGAGATCGCGACGGCCCTGCACCTGCGCGATCCCCACACCCCCGTGCTCATGCTCGACGCCCGCTCCCGCGAGGACGTCCGCGCCTGCCTGCTCGCACTCCTCGACCAGCTCATCGCCAACGCGGGGGCCGCCGCGCCCGCCCGGAGCGGTCGGGCCGGCTGA
- a CDS encoding DUF742 domain-containing protein, which produces MPQDEPQPPRRRRTRLYALTDGRTAAAHTVLTMDTTITAAVAEDARSGLPTEWQEILAMCTEPGGRAVAEIAARMRIRLTPMTLLLGELADRGLIHHRPPLGGAETTDVHLLMRIRDSLARK; this is translated from the coding sequence ATGCCGCAGGACGAGCCACAGCCCCCAAGGCGCCGCCGGACGCGGCTGTACGCCCTCACCGACGGGCGTACGGCCGCCGCGCACACCGTCCTCACCATGGACACCACGATCACGGCGGCGGTGGCCGAGGACGCCCGCTCCGGACTGCCCACCGAGTGGCAGGAGATACTCGCCATGTGCACGGAGCCGGGCGGCCGGGCGGTCGCCGAGATAGCGGCGCGGATGCGCATCCGCCTCACGCCGATGACGCTGCTCCTCGGTGAACTCGCCGACCGCGGGCTGATCCACCACCGGCCGCCCCTGGGGGGCGCCGAGACCACCGACGTCCACCTGCTCATGAGAATCAGGGACAGCCTTGCCCGGAAATGA
- a CDS encoding roadblock/LC7 domain-containing protein, with product MTTSSDVIYSVLDNNLSRIAGIQGAVLLSNDGIKLSAYLLDEPQAERMAAAASGIAATMKAISREVDGGRVIRQLVEMDDRYLCIVGCGEGSTLIVVTSRKARLGELGGEAVRTAQALGEWLGTPERAQAPTP from the coding sequence ATGACTACCTCAAGCGACGTGATCTACAGCGTCCTGGACAACAACCTCAGCAGGATCGCCGGCATCCAGGGAGCGGTGCTCCTCTCCAACGACGGCATCAAGCTCAGCGCCTACCTGCTGGACGAGCCCCAGGCCGAGCGCATGGCGGCCGCGGCCTCCGGCATCGCGGCCACGATGAAGGCGATATCCCGGGAGGTCGACGGCGGCCGCGTCATCCGCCAGTTGGTCGAGATGGACGACAGGTACCTCTGCATCGTCGGCTGCGGTGAGGGCAGCACGCTCATCGTGGTGACCTCCCGCAAGGCGCGGCTCGGGGAGCTGGGCGGCGAGGCCGTACGGACGGCCCAGGCGCTCGGCGAGTGGCTGGGCACCCCGGAGCGTGCCCAGGCGCCGACCCCGTAA